GGCGACGCGGGGCGGTATGGCAGCGGGTGCACGAACGCACTTGCGGCAAGAGCTCGGCGACGCTCTGGGGTTCCGTAGCGACCTTCATGGTACGTTAACCACGTTTCCAAAGTCCGTGTTCACTGTTTTCATTGATGCTTTGGCCACTATGGTGACTTGCGCGCGGCGCTGACGCATTCAAGCACCTACCGTTTCGCCTGAGTGTATCTGCGTCAATGTCGAACCGCCTTCAAGCCACCGGTATTTCCACTCTGGCGCAGAGCCGGGCACGTGCGGAGCGTCGCGCGACCACGCGAGGCGCAGTCAAGGGTGTGCGAGAGCGGCTGAATTCCGCAACGGGCCAATCGCTCAACTTTGAGCAGCAGATTGTCGGGCTGTTTGCGAGCAACCACCTGGGCGGGTTCCGCTTCCAGTTTGCGTTCGCGGTGTTTGTGATCGCAGGCGCCTTTTGGGTCCTGCCGACGATCATGGTCGGCGTCTGGGGCTTTGCACTTCTGACCGCGCAATTGTTGGTGTTGCTGCTCGCTCGTCGCGCAGCCGCCGAAGACCCCGAGCAACGTGATCCGGTTCGCTGGGTCCGCTACTTTTCGATTGCGGAGACGATCCGAAGCGTTTGTTGGGGCGTGCTTCCGATCTTGTTCTATCTCTTCGATGTCCGCGCAGACGTGCCGGGCGCGGACTCGTTGCTGTTCACGATCCTCATCGTCGTCATCGCGACCAGCGCGATGCTCAACCACCATCTGCCGATAACGGCCGCATGCGCGACGATGCCATTTGCGCTTTGCTACACCCTATCGATTGGCGTACGCGGCGACCTGCTGAACCTGATGTTGGCTGCCGGCGCGCTCGGTATCCAACTGTTCTTCCTGTTTGTCGCACAACAGCTTCACCGCACAACTGTCGCGCTTTTGGAAGCGCGGGCGGAAAAAGATGATGTCATCGCCGAACTCGAGCAACAGCGCGGGATTGCCGAGGAGGCACGACGGCGCGCTGATGACGCCAACCTCGCCAAGTCGCGCTTCCTGGCGACGATGAGCCATGAGTTGCGCACGCCACTCAACGCAATTCTGGGCTTTTCCGAGGTGCTCAAAAACGAGGTTTTGGGCGCGCTGCCAAACGATCAGTACCGTGAATACTCCAAAGACATCCATGAATCGGGTTCGCACCTGTTGAATCTGATCAATGAAATCCTTGATCTGTCGCGCATCGAGGCGGGGCGCCATGAGTTGGTCGAACAGCCGGTTCAGGTTGCCTACACCGCGGAAGAAGCGGCGCATCTGCTCGCCATGAAAGCTCAGGCGAAGTCGCTGACCTTGCACGAGCATTTTGATCCCAA
The Pseudomonadota bacterium genome window above contains:
- a CDS encoding ATP-binding protein; this encodes MSNRLQATGISTLAQSRARAERRATTRGAVKGVRERLNSATGQSLNFEQQIVGLFASNHLGGFRFQFAFAVFVIAGAFWVLPTIMVGVWGFALLTAQLLVLLLARRAAAEDPEQRDPVRWVRYFSIAETIRSVCWGVLPILFYLFDVRADVPGADSLLFTILIVVIATSAMLNHHLPITAACATMPFALCYTLSIGVRGDLLNLMLAAGALGIQLFFLFVAQQLHRTTVALLEARAEKDDVIAELEQQRGIAEEARRRADDANLAKSRFLATMSHELRTPLNAILGFSEVLKNEVLGALPNDQYREYSKDIHESGSHLLNLINEILDLSRIEAGRHELVEQPVQVAYTAEEAAHLLAMKAQAKSLTLHEHFDPNLPKLWADERAIRQITLNLLSNAIKFTPRNGDVFLAVMQTADGGQMIEVRDTGPGIPEDEIPVVLSSFGQGSIAIKNAEQGTGLGLPIVQALVKTHGGRFELKSKLREGTIVRAFFPADRVMEAIPAVSSHGTPLQANGRVRRRARRTAA